Proteins found in one Mytilus edulis chromosome 2, xbMytEdul2.2, whole genome shotgun sequence genomic segment:
- the LOC139510502 gene encoding uncharacterized protein: protein MWREILVTAVFLQAFSVYAITLKVKNGKVAYFRCSDGQVVSVTEATYEKGSCGDSTALIVVQGLANGKTSYDLPVAKSTFVSTCAANVNEKLKVKYDCVSATETTTTPNADAAELYCDAGQYITITKAVYGDTANNCYDVNAFSIVQSSCNNKVTCLISVDSATFPGSTCSPTGSESLSVAYSCTQVTGQVYTHWGSTTCGSTAQLLYSGIMAGGPQGTAGSGSDYLCMPTTPSYTGDESDSAESERGQLYGIQLGLDTSDATSPFDTSKNGYVVDCAVCQILANPAVFMQAATNTCPTGWTVVYTGYLMSEIAAGVTATSKGYACLDIDAPLSTDSSSDNAFVYPVEGKCGTLSCPNYIDNAELTCVVCSK from the exons ATGTGGAGAGAGATTCTTGTAACAGCAGTTTTTCTACAAGCGTTTTCTGTAT ATGCAAtaacactgaaggtaaagaatgGAAAAGTTGCATATTTCAGATGTAGTGATGGACAAGTTGTCAGTGTCACGGAGGCAACCTATGAAAAGGGCTCTTGTGGTGATTCCACTGCACTTATAGTTGTGCAAGGACTTGCAAACGGAAAAACAAGTTATGATCTACCAGTTGCAAAATCAACTTTTGTGAGCACATGTGCAGCTAACGTTAATGAAAAACTGAAAGTCAAGTATGACTGTGTTAGTG CTACTGAAACTACAACAACACCAAATGCAGATGCGGCAGAGCTATATTGTGATGCCGGGCAATACATAACAATAACAAAGGCCGTTTATGGCGATACCGCGAATAATTGTTATGACGTAAATGCATTTTCTATTGTCCAGTCTAGCTGTAACAATAAAGTAACTTGTTTGATAAGTGTAGACTCGGCTACGTTTCCAGGTTCCACTTGTAGCCCGACTGGCAGTGAGAGTTTATCAGTTGCTTACAGCTGTACACAAG tAACAGGACAAGTGTATACACATTGGGGAAGTACAACGTGTGGATCAACCGCTCAATTATTATACTCAG gCATTATGGCTGGTGGACCTCAAGGTACAGCAGGATCTGGTAGTGACTACCTTTGTATGCCAACCACACCGTCTTACACAGGTGATGAATCGGATTCCGCCGAATCAGAAAGGGGACAACTTTACGGAATTCAGCTTGGGCTAGACACTAGTGATGCGACGTCTCCTTTTGATACTAGTAAAAATGGTTATGTTGTTGACTGCGCCGTTTGCCAGATTTTAGCAAATCCTGCGGTTTTCATGCAAGCAGCAACAAACACGTGCCCAACGGGTTGGACAGTTGTATATACTGGTTACCTAATGTCTGAAATAGCTGCAGGAGTAACTGCGACTTCAAAGGGATACGCGTGTCTGGACATAGACGCACCCCTGTCAACGGATAGTAGTTCCGATAATGCATTCGTGTATCCAGTAGAAGGAAAATGTGGAACACTATCATGTCCCAATTATATCGATAATGCCGAACTTACGTGTGTTGTTTGTTCTAAGTAA